In Helianthus annuus cultivar XRQ/B chromosome 3, HanXRQr2.0-SUNRISE, whole genome shotgun sequence, a single window of DNA contains:
- the LOC110928495 gene encoding K(+) efflux antiporter 4 isoform X2, with protein MLRKPQILHLFIFIVADLLCFACLVASRDSVVFNGDIDAVNVTSTGSNRSKEDSVADMFDRALEKEFTENDDEQSDATDPGSFNNSVAGQQAVLETVARVTSKRNESKEEKSFQLHDVFNLENENRPEDTPRLIDSKSNVFIMSNPKSKYPVLQLDIRLISDLVVVIVSATCGGIAFACAGQPVITGYLLAGSVIGPGGLSFVNELVQVETFAQFGVIFLLFALGLEFSAAKLRVVRTVAILGGFLQILLFMCLSGVIAMLCGGEASEGVFVGAFLSMSSTAVVLKFLMEKNSISTLYGQVTVGTLILQDCAVGLLFALLPILGGTSGILEGMLSMTKTLLTLVIFLAVLSVFSRTCIPWFFNLMIRLSSQTNELYQLASVAFCLIVASVEPIRNFFAALFLASIGMLIHVQFLWNHIDILLAAVILVVVIKTFVVAIVVKGFGYTNKTALLVGMSLAQIGEFAFVLLSRASNLHLIEGKLYLLLLGTTALSLVTTPFLFKLIPAVVHLGVLLRWFSPDIPTEILFKGELMRSDTAKRISLMIDTSHDS; from the exons ATGTTGCGAAAACCGCAAATTCTCCACCTATTCATCTTCATCGTTGCCGATCTTCTCTGCTTTGCATGTTTAGTCGCATCTAGAGATTCGGTAGTTTTCAACGGAGACATTGACGCCGTTAACGTCACTTCTACTGGATCAAATAGATCTAAGGAAGATAGCGTTGCTGATATGTTCGATCGCGCTCTTGAAAAGGAGTTTACCGAGAACGATGATGAACAGTCTGACG CTACTGATCCTGGGAGCTTCAATAACAGTGTGGCAGGGCAACAG GCAGTTTTGGAAACTGTTGCTAGAGTCACGTCGAAGAGAAATGAAAGCAAAGAGGAGAA GTCGTTTCAGCTTCATGATGTTTTCAATTTGGAAAATGAGAACCGTCCTGAAGATACACCAAGACTGATAGACAGCAAA AGCAATGTCTTTATCATGTCTAATCCCAAATCTAAGTATCCTGTGCTACAATTAGACATAAG ATTGATATCTGATTTGGTTGTTGTCATTGTTTCTGCAACCTGTGGTGGCATTGCATTTGCTTGTGCTGGGCAGCCG GTTATTACGGGATATTTACTTGCAGGATCTGTGATTGGACCAGGTGGACTTAGCTTTGTTAATGAGCTGGTTCAG GTGGAAACTTTTGCTCAATTTGGTGTCATTTTTCTTCTTTTTGCATTGGGATTGGAGTTCTCAGCAGCAAAG CTTCGTGTTGTCAGAACAGTTGCTATCTTAGGAGGTTTTCTCCAGATACTTCTTTTTATGTGTTTGTCTGGAGTAATCGCTATG TTATGTGGTGGTGAAGCTTCTGAAGGTGTGTTTGTTGGGGCCTTTCTCTCCATGTCATCAACAGCAGTG GTTTTGAAGTTTCTGATGGAAAAGAATAGTATTAGCACTCTCTATGGGCAAGTCACTGTTGGTACCCTTATTTTGCAA GATTGTGCGGTGGGTTTGTTATTTGCACTACTTCCAATCCTTGGTGGTACTTCTGGAATTCTTGAAGGCATGTTATCTATGACAAAGAC GTTGTTGACTTTAGTTATATTCTTGGCTGTTTTATCGGTATTTTCCCGCACTTGTATACCTTGGTTTTTCAATCTTATGATACGCCTATCATCTCAG ACCAATGAGCTTTATCAGTTGGCATCTGTCGCATTCTGCTTAATAGTTGCATCG gtTGAACCCATTCGCAATTTCTTTGCTGCACTTTTCCTTGCGAGCATTGGGATGCTTATTCACGTTCAATTTCTATGGAACCACATTGATATTCTACTAGCAGCAGTTATACTGGTAGTTGTAATAAAGACTTTCGTAGTTGCTATTGTTGTCAAAGGATTTGGATACACTAACAAGACCGCTCTTCTT GTTGGAATGTCCCTTGCGCAAATTGGGGAATTTGCGTTTGTTCTCCTAAGCCGTGCCTCCAATCTTCATCTTATTGAG GGTAAATTGTACTTACTGCTTCTCGGCACAACAGCTCTCAGCCTG GTGACGACACCGTTCCTTTTTAAACTGATTCCTGCTGTTGTACATCTTGGAGTATTATTGCGTTGGTTCTCACCCGATATCCCCACAGAG ATTCTATTTAAAGGAGAACTGATGCGTTCAGACACTGCCAAACGTATTAGTTTAATGATAGACACTTCTCATGATTCATAA
- the LOC110928495 gene encoding K(+) efflux antiporter 4 isoform X1, with the protein MLRKPQILHLFIFIVADLLCFACLVASRDSVVFNGDIDAVNVTSTGSNRSKEDSVADMFDRALEKEFTENDDEQSDATDPGSFNNSVAGQQAVLETVARVTSKRNESKEEKSFQLHDVFNLENENRPEDTPRLIDSKSNVFIMSNPKSKYPVLQLDIRLISDLVVVIVSATCGGIAFACAGQPVITGYLLAGSVIGPGGLSFVNELVQVETFAQFGVIFLLFALGLEFSAAKLRVVRTVAILGGFLQILLFMCLSGVIAMLCGGEASEGVFVGAFLSMSSTAVVLKFLMEKNSISTLYGQVTVGTLILQDCAVGLLFALLPILGGTSGILEGMLSMTKTLLTLVIFLAVLSVFSRTCIPWFFNLMIRLSSQTNELYQLASVAFCLIVASCSDKLGLSLELGSFAAGVMISTTDLAHHTLEQVEPIRNFFAALFLASIGMLIHVQFLWNHIDILLAAVILVVVIKTFVVAIVVKGFGYTNKTALLVGMSLAQIGEFAFVLLSRASNLHLIEGKLYLLLLGTTALSLVTTPFLFKLIPAVVHLGVLLRWFSPDIPTEILFKGELMRSDTAKRISLMIDTSHDS; encoded by the exons ATGTTGCGAAAACCGCAAATTCTCCACCTATTCATCTTCATCGTTGCCGATCTTCTCTGCTTTGCATGTTTAGTCGCATCTAGAGATTCGGTAGTTTTCAACGGAGACATTGACGCCGTTAACGTCACTTCTACTGGATCAAATAGATCTAAGGAAGATAGCGTTGCTGATATGTTCGATCGCGCTCTTGAAAAGGAGTTTACCGAGAACGATGATGAACAGTCTGACG CTACTGATCCTGGGAGCTTCAATAACAGTGTGGCAGGGCAACAG GCAGTTTTGGAAACTGTTGCTAGAGTCACGTCGAAGAGAAATGAAAGCAAAGAGGAGAA GTCGTTTCAGCTTCATGATGTTTTCAATTTGGAAAATGAGAACCGTCCTGAAGATACACCAAGACTGATAGACAGCAAA AGCAATGTCTTTATCATGTCTAATCCCAAATCTAAGTATCCTGTGCTACAATTAGACATAAG ATTGATATCTGATTTGGTTGTTGTCATTGTTTCTGCAACCTGTGGTGGCATTGCATTTGCTTGTGCTGGGCAGCCG GTTATTACGGGATATTTACTTGCAGGATCTGTGATTGGACCAGGTGGACTTAGCTTTGTTAATGAGCTGGTTCAG GTGGAAACTTTTGCTCAATTTGGTGTCATTTTTCTTCTTTTTGCATTGGGATTGGAGTTCTCAGCAGCAAAG CTTCGTGTTGTCAGAACAGTTGCTATCTTAGGAGGTTTTCTCCAGATACTTCTTTTTATGTGTTTGTCTGGAGTAATCGCTATG TTATGTGGTGGTGAAGCTTCTGAAGGTGTGTTTGTTGGGGCCTTTCTCTCCATGTCATCAACAGCAGTG GTTTTGAAGTTTCTGATGGAAAAGAATAGTATTAGCACTCTCTATGGGCAAGTCACTGTTGGTACCCTTATTTTGCAA GATTGTGCGGTGGGTTTGTTATTTGCACTACTTCCAATCCTTGGTGGTACTTCTGGAATTCTTGAAGGCATGTTATCTATGACAAAGAC GTTGTTGACTTTAGTTATATTCTTGGCTGTTTTATCGGTATTTTCCCGCACTTGTATACCTTGGTTTTTCAATCTTATGATACGCCTATCATCTCAG ACCAATGAGCTTTATCAGTTGGCATCTGTCGCATTCTGCTTAATAGTTGCATCG TGTAGTGACAAGTTGGGTCTAAGCCTTGAACTGGGTAGCTTTGCTGCTGGAGTGATGATATCAACAACTGATCTTGCTCATCATACTCTTGAACAA gtTGAACCCATTCGCAATTTCTTTGCTGCACTTTTCCTTGCGAGCATTGGGATGCTTATTCACGTTCAATTTCTATGGAACCACATTGATATTCTACTAGCAGCAGTTATACTGGTAGTTGTAATAAAGACTTTCGTAGTTGCTATTGTTGTCAAAGGATTTGGATACACTAACAAGACCGCTCTTCTT GTTGGAATGTCCCTTGCGCAAATTGGGGAATTTGCGTTTGTTCTCCTAAGCCGTGCCTCCAATCTTCATCTTATTGAG GGTAAATTGTACTTACTGCTTCTCGGCACAACAGCTCTCAGCCTG GTGACGACACCGTTCCTTTTTAAACTGATTCCTGCTGTTGTACATCTTGGAGTATTATTGCGTTGGTTCTCACCCGATATCCCCACAGAG ATTCTATTTAAAGGAGAACTGATGCGTTCAGACACTGCCAAACGTATTAGTTTAATGATAGACACTTCTCATGATTCATAA